One Clarias gariepinus isolate MV-2021 ecotype Netherlands chromosome 5, CGAR_prim_01v2, whole genome shotgun sequence genomic region harbors:
- the dars1 gene encoding aspartate--tRNA ligase, cytoplasmic: protein MTKEQVKSSAEEEQQAAQSKKALKKQQKEAEKAAKKAEKQAKLAADQQTTEEDDFAQDRYGVCVMMQSQEKLDRSLVRVCELTPDRAGQTVWVRARIHTSRAKGKQCFLVLRQQQFNVQALVAVGERASKQMVKFAANITKESIVDVEAVVQKVEQKIESCSQQDVELHIQKLFVVSQAEPRLPLQLDDAVRPEVEGEEEGRATVNQDTRLDNRVIDLRTTTSQAIFRLQSGVCQLFRETLTKKGFVEIQTPKIISAASEGGANVFTVSYFKTSAYLAQSPQLYKQMCICADFDKVFCVGPVFRAEDSNTHRHLTEFVGLDIEMAFNYHYHEVIDSITDTMVQIFKGLRDNFQTEIQTVCKQYTSEPFKFLEPTLRLEFKEAVALLRSAGVEMGDEEDLSTPNEKLLGRLVKEKYDTDFYVLDKYPLAVRPFYTMPDPHDPKYSNSYDMFMRGEEILSGAQRVHDAQLLTERALHHGIDLEKIKAYIDSFRYGAPPHAGGGIGLERVTMLYLGLHNVRQTSMFPRDPKRLTP, encoded by the exons ATGACGAAGGAACAGGTTAAAAG CTCAGCCGAGGAGGAGCAGCAGGCGGCCCAGTCTAAGAAAGCGCTGAAGAAACAGCAGAAGGAAGCGGAGAAAGCAGCCAAGAAGGCGGAGAAGCAGGccaagctg gcTGCTGATCAGCAGACCACTGAGGAAGAT gactTTGCCCAAGATCgttacggtgtgtgtgtgatgatgcaGTCGCAGGAGAAACTGG ACCGGTCCCTGGTGCGGGTGTGTGAGCTGACTCCTGACAGAGCCGGTCAGACGGTGTGGGTGCGAGCCAGGATTCACACCAGCAGAGCTAAAg GGAAGCAGTGTTTCTTGGTCCTGCGTCAGCAGCAGTTTAATGTCCAGGCTCTGGTGGCCGTGGGAGAGCGAGCCAGCAAGCAGATGGTGAAATTTGCCGCTAA TATTACGAAGGAGAGTATAGTGGACGTGGAGGCGGTGGTGCAGAAGGTGGAGCAGAAGATTGAGAGTTGTTCTCAGCAGGATGTAGAGCTGCACATCCAGAAG CTGTTTGTGGTGAGTCAGGCTGAGCCTCGGTTGCCTTTACAGTTGGACGATGCTGTGAGGCCTGAAGTTGAGGGTGAGGAG GAGGGCAGGGCCACAGTGAACCAGGACACTCGTCTGGATAACCGTGTGATCGACCTGCGG ACGACGACGAGTCAGGCCATTTTCCGCCTGCAGTCTGGAGTGTGTCAGCTTTTCAGAGAGACGCTCACCAAGAAGGGCTTCGTCGAGATCCAGACGCCCAAAATAATctctg ctgcgAGTGAAGGAGGTGCGAACGTCTTCACCGTGTCGTACTTTAAGACCAGTGCGTACCTCGCTCAGTCTCCTCAGCTCTACAAGCAGATGTGTATCTGTGCTGACTTCGACAAGGTCTTCTGTGTCGGACCAG tgTTCAGAGCTGAGGACTCCAACACTCATCGTCACCTCACCGAGTTTGTCGGTCTGGATATCGAGATGGCGTTTAATTATCACTACCACGAGGTCATCGACTCCATCACCGACACCATGGTGCAGATCTTCAAAGGACTCCGGGACAA TTTCCAGACAGAGATCCAGACGGTGTGTAAGCAGTACACCAGCGAGCCGTTCAAGTTCCTGGAGCCGACACTGAGGTTGGAGTTTAAGGAGGCCGTCGCTCTGCTGCGCTCAGCTGGAGTGGAGATGGGGGATGAGGAGGATCTCAG CACACCTAATGAGAAGCTGCTCGGTCGTCTCGTCaaagaaaag TACGACACAGATTTCTACGTTCTTGATAAGTACCCTCTGGCAGTGAGGCCGTTCTACACCATGCCCGACCCCCACGACCCG aaataCTCCAACTCGTACGACATGTTCATGAGGGGAGAGGAGATCCTGTCCGGAGCTCAGAGAGTCCACGACGCTCAACTCCTCACCGAGAGAGCACTTCATCACGGCATtg acttGGAGAAGATTAAAGCCTACATTGACTCGTTCCGTTACGGAGCCCCGCCCCACGCCGGAGGAGGAATCG GTCTGGAGCGAGTCACCATGCTGTACCTCGGCCTACACAACGTGCGTCAGACCTCCATGTTCCCCCGTGACCCCAAGCGTCTGACACCTTAA